The nucleotide sequence AAGGTGACATTCTTCTCGGGTGTATACAATTATCTGGTCAATCTATGCGTGTATATGTAGGCTTCTTGAGAGTCAAGGCATAAAGGCAGGCAACACTGCCAAAACAGGCAATTATTTGACGATCAATCGATCACAATGTTGGGTTAACGGTTGCTTAATGCTTAGGGATGCATGTAATGGCCTCGGATGTAAGGTTAGCCAATAGGGCATAGACATTGCATAGTATGGATCTCTGTTAAGTGTCTGGTCAGTTGTACAGTGATTGAAAGGATACATTGAGAAAATGGTAGTAATTCAATTACAATGATGTAACAATAGAGAATCTGTCATTTTCCAGCAGTAAAGCAAATATGTTTATTAAGCACTTTAATATACATCAGACAATTCTGCTTAATATAGTacaggaaatacattttttttaaatgaaaagttCAATGTACACGGTAGGTTATTTACAATCAAATTGTTTAGGgtcaattaaaaacaatatgagGTTTGAGCGATGGCGAAAGAAGTCTGAATACTGTCCAGAATTGATCCTAAAAATAAGTCCTTCTTCCTTTATACCTTCATAGCACACCTTCAAGCTGTCCTGGAGAGCGGAGGGCTTTGACTTGGGTTTATACAGTGTGTTTGTGACGGCTTTACCATTTTTTTCCCTTCTCACTTATAACATTGTGAAAAGCCTGCAAAAAATATGACACACAAATGCTCACACAGCTCCACAGAGTCCATGAAAAACAGATGTTTCCAATCCGAGAGCACCATCTTCAAGCCCCTCCCTCTACAGTGGAGCTATTGCTGGGTTAACTGACATGCAGCCGCTCAGAGAAGAAAAAAGAAATGCTTTGTTCCAACTTTGGCTTGACAAGTATACATTTCAAACCATCCTTTAAAACCATAATATTATTGAAGTCTACTACTCAGTGAAGCCGTGACGAGTGAACCGTAAGCCGTTTTTTCGTGTGTCTTGCCCCAAAATATACGCCAATTATCAAAATATAAGCGACACTGCAATAATAGGGGAAACAAAGTTTGAATTTTGTTTCTTGAATTGCAGGTTATAATAAGAATTCCACCAACGAATGCACTCGTCACCGCTTTCGCTTCAGACCTTTGCATTTAAGCGCCAACCACTGTAGTTGACAGTATACGCAACGGTTATTTTAATCAATTTAAAATGCACACAAAAACACATGAAAAGTCCCACAGGGACGAAATTAAGTCACGTGGGTTTAACGTTTTCAATTCACTCTCTCCCTTAGGTATCTGTAATACTACAATACACATAGCAAAGAAAATAGTATCAAGACGACCAAAATGGAGTCCAAAATAACCGCAGGCAACTTTTGAACACAGCACCATGATAGAGCATACAATACAACTTAAAGTGGCTTTTTCCTAAATAAATATGGTTGATTATACTTGTATAGCAAATTGCCTTAGCTATTAACATATTACACACAGCATATGTTTAGTACACTGAACGAGGTTAACACAGATTATTTGGGGTCTTCAGAAAGGCAGAGTACCAATGCGCATCACATTATTCCATGTCATCGATTATCTTGATGTCCTCTGGTAAGATGTGATGATGCACTCAGCGGTACATTGCTGTCGGTGTGTATGATTGCAGGCAGGACAactaaaacaaacatacagtataacagaAAAACAATGTATAATTATTTGGAACAATTAGTTTGAAACACAGGAGCATAAAGGGGAGGCTGAACAAATACATGTTTGTCATTTTCTCTATTTAAAAAGTGCATACACCGCATATTAAATATCAATACATTAAAACGATAGTGTGCATGATTACACTGAGAAGGCTGTAACAGATGTAGGCACATTGAAGTATCAGGTCATCTAGGCCTTGTGCAGCGATCAACATTCTTCCCTAGGTTTTCTGAGGTGTTCCACTTGAGAGAGtggacatttaaaaaaagaaaatcatTTCTTATGCAGATGGGAAAAAAAGTTGCTTTGGCACATTCCCTCCGATGTCTCCGTGACGAATGGCATTCAAGACATCTGAAATGGTAATGATTTATGTTAGTGCTGAGTTGGAAAAAAATGGTCGTCTTTTAGGCCAGAAAAGTGCATTCTTTGAAAGCCATCATTCATGTAAGTTTAAGTTCTACTAATGATAGGTCAATGGACCGTAATAAAATATTGACAAGACAGTGTTTTCAGTAGTGGTGAGTGAGTCATTCAATTGTACTTTAATAACAGCATACTGTATCAACAATGTGGCCATAAATCCTATAAGTAATACAAAGACATTCATAATAGTATACAGGGATTCTGATTTTTCAGCTTACATACCATCCCTGGATGCTTAACATATACTTCTACTATCTTCACGATGAACCCGTTTGAAATCGTAATGAAAATAAAGCATGTCTGACCTGATCTACTTCTAATATAATGAGTAAAACAATTATGTTGAACATTAGAATAACTCTATAGTTGGTGGTTAATGCTTAGAAAAAATGTACATTCTAATTACATCAGATTCGTTTGAGAATGAAAACTTACCAGCTATAATGGTGTCTCCTTTTTGTAGTTAAACCCAGGGTCTGATCCTTCTATCTGCAGTTTCAGTGCTTGTTTAAGGCTTAATTCAGTCTCCCCTATAGGGTAGTTCTCCAGCACATCCTGGTGCCCTCTATTCTGTACAGTCCATGGGACAGAAACCCTCCCGAGAAAAACCTGATTGCCCTGAAGATGGTAGTTGGGGTTGGTCATAATGCCATTTCGCTTCTTCTCTGCAATGCTCTGCTGTTGGATGAACAATTGCTCTTGGGTCAGTCCCCCATCTGGCTGGGTGGAGCCGCCAACCATGATCTTACAATGAGGATCTTTCACTGCAATGTTCGCTACAGACTTGTTGAGCGCAATCCTCTTATCAAACTGGGTCATCTCATATTCCTGACCCTGGGTCGAGCCAATGCTCTTGAGCCTTTTCTTGTCTCCTGACCCCCCTTTGCCGTTGGATGTGTCATTTCCGGTCTTATTCCCTTTGGTCGACTTGAGACCTGGCTTAACCTGAGCCCAGTCAAATTCACTTGATGGAGACCCTTGATGATGTCCAATTGACTTGGTGGTGGAGGAAGGTGAGACGATGGACTGTCGGCTCCGACTGCGAGGCAGAGAGTGCTGCTGGATTTGCTCTGTGAAGGTCATTCCGTGGAAACTGTCTATCGGCACAGTCTGTGCAGTCGCGGTGGACGAGGTGGTTCTCAGTGAGTTCTTCGAACTTTTGAGGGAATTATTTGAGAGAGAGGATTTCTGTCTGTCCACGGTAGAGTCAGGAGATTCTGAAGGGGAGCTGAAGGCGTGGACAGGACCGTTCTGTAGACCACGTCCAGATGACTGCATGTCTCCAGCTCCTGTGCTGCCAGAGCTGTTGGATTTGATTGTGAGAGACTGCATTTTCCCAGCTACAGAGAGTGGGGTTTTTTGCTCCATAGTGTGTACTGGCGAAGGACTACAGCCATTAAGACTTGAGGCCCCATACTTCTCAAGAAGTTTGATGATCATTGAATGCCCCCCTTTTGCAGCCACTCGCATGGCTGTGCGTCCAAACTGGTCTGCGTGGTTGGGGTCAGCGCCGTGCTCCAGAAGGATCTGCACTACATCTCTGTGCCCCTCTTGGGCAGCAATGCCAAGCGCTGTTGCCCCCTGATTACATGTATGATCCACGTGAGTGCCATTGTCAATCAAGAACCGCACAACCTTTGCGTGGCCTTGCCAAGCCGCTGACTGGAGGGCGGATCGCTTCTCGTTGTCACAAGAGTTCACGTCGGCATGATAGTTGATCAGCATCCTGACCATTTCTACATGCCCTTGCCAGCAGGACACGTGGAGGGCCGTCCTTCCCTCTGTGTCGCTGACTTCCACATTGGCCCCATTTTCCAGGAAGTACTCTGCCATTGCTAGTTGATTCTCAAGTGCCAATATGTATAATGTCGGGCGTCCGTCTGCGTCTTTATAGTCTATATCAGCGCCATGACTCAGCAACAGTTCAACAATATCCCTGTGGCCTTCCAGTGCAGCCACCCTGAGAGAATTCCTCCCATCATATCCTCTTTGGTCGATGCAAGACTTGTTTTCCAGAAGAATATGGACACAGTCATAGTGACCCTCTTGCGCAGACAATATCAGGGGTATTCGACCATCGTTATCCACCTCTGTGCATCGGGCACCTTGCTCAATGAGGGCATCGCATACTTGCCGGTGACCCTCAAATGAGGCCATGTGCAGTGGGGTCCAGCCTGCGTCATCTCTGTGATTCTCGTCCAGCCCTCTGTCCAGCAGAGTTCGGACCACCTCTACGTTCCCTTGAGCGGATGCTATGCTCAGAACAGTCCTTCCTTCACTGTCGATGCTGTCTACAGCTGCACCCCAGAAAAGCAGGGTATTGACAACAGAGGCATGGCCCATGGATGCTGCAGCAAGAAGAGGCGTTCGGCCATTGTTGTCAGTGTGATCCACGTCAGCTCCACCTTCCAGCAGCAGATCAACTACGTCCACATGTCCTTCATAGGCAGCCACAAGGAGGGGGGTCATGCAGTCTTTGTCGCAGTGGTCGACCTCTGCACCCCTGTCAATGAGGAGGCTTACGACAGAGGCATGGCCTTTACTggcaggcacacagagagcagcaaCTGAGAGGGCTGTCCTTCCGTCCGCATCTCCATGGTTCACCTCTGCCCCGTGTTCCAAGAGGTGCTCTACGATTTCTCTGTGCCCCATGTATGCCGCTGCAATGAGAGCTGTCCTTCCTTCATTGTCTGCTTTGTTGACTTCTGCCCCGTGTTGGAGGAGGTTCAGCACGATGTCTTCATGACCTCCCCAAGCTGCGGCTCTTAAGGCCGTTCTGCTGTCGGCATCAGCACAGTCAACTTTGGCACCAGCGTAGAGGAGAGCAGACACCACCTCCGAATGCCCACCCCAGGCTGCAGACCTAAGGGCGGTCCACCCATCATGGTCTGTGTGATTGATGTTTGCGTCACAGCCGATGAGGCAGTTTACGACCTTAGTGTGCCCTTGTCTTGCCGCAAGAGTAAGTGACGTTTGTCCATGGTTGTCCTCCATCTCCATGTTTGCTCTTCTGGATATGAGAAAGTTCACCACATCCAGGTTTCCACTGTATGCTGCATTGGCCAGCAAAGTTCTCCCGCTAGAGTCACATTGGTTCACAGAGGCTCCATTGTCTAGCAACGTCCGAATCGAATCCTCTCTCTCCAGTGCCTGCTGCACTATGCAAGAGGCATGGTCGTCGTCGTTGTTGACGTGAGCCCCAGCTTTGACCAGAAGCTGCAGCACCTCCTGCTCTTTAGGTATGGAGGTGGAAAGAGAGTCTTTAGCGGGTGTACCATTCCACACCATCCAAAGAGCCAGGTTGAAAGTCTCTATCTGCAGGTTGGAGTTGATCAGATGCAGGGCAAACTCCTGCACCTCCAGCGGTTTGAGCTGCTTGGCCCTGCAAGTGTAACTCATCGCCACCATCCTATGTCCCTCCGCTGCATTACACAAGTACTTTTGTGTACAATGCTTAACATCCAGGAGCCACTCGGCAACACTGTAGTGAAAGAGGATCTTAGTACCTCCGAGGCCATCAACCAACAACTTGGAGAGGATGTCCATCTTCTTCTGAAAGTCCTCCATGGTGAGAGTCATgtttttggtccagacagcatgGTAAAGCTCCTTGAAAGTAAGTGGCCTGCAGGTTGCAAGGATCACGTTGAGAATAGGCTGGACTTTGGCAAACTGCTTCCGGACAAACAGCCTTTGGCAGAGCCATAAGTAGAGACCATTGAGCGTGCCGGGAATGTCACGGATCTCTCGCAACATGATGAAGTTCTCCACCACTCCGTCCAGCACGCGCTCCAGGTACAGGAAGCAGCCGCTGCTTTTGATGTGTAGCTGGTTGAGCATCTCGGCCGTCTCCTTGGTGAGGTGCTGGCGAAGGGCCTCCTCCTGGTCGAGCCGGTGGAGGATGTACTGCTGCACGTCCTTGACGATGTAGGCCTTGCGAAGGTCATCCAGGCTAATTTTACGGAATCCTAGAAAAGAGAAAAAATAACTATTAGTTTACCACATCAAAAGCAATGAATTAAACATCAATGTCCACCCCAACTTCTTTCAACACATTTCCAAGATTAATATGGCTGTATTACAGTTTATCAAAGGAATACAGAGAGGGTATAATTAGTCTTTCCATACGAAGGTGACTAATTCCTTTTTCACATGATGCCCTTATATTCTCAAATAGATATCTGACCTTCAGAATATAGTCACTCCATTTTCCCATTGATCTTTTACCTTTGAAGAATTCTATTACGCCAACCTTTAATTTCCTAAGGCAGAGACTAATTAGTGGTGAAGCCATGTTGTTAAAATAAAACCATTCAAAGGAATTGAGAGCATGACCCTGGTCTCTGGCAgagtaatcagtaatcagttcAGCATCAGTATGACAGATCTTTTGTGAAGGACTATGGAAAACAAAGCTGGCGTATTTGATGCTCTAGAGGGGTATTTGATGCAGAAGACCTTTGATTCTCCTAAGGAAGCGCAGTACATTATCATCCCAGCCATACATTTAACTAAAGA is from Salvelinus namaycush isolate Seneca chromosome 17, SaNama_1.0, whole genome shotgun sequence and encodes:
- the LOC120062268 gene encoding ankyrin repeat domain-containing protein 50-like, coding for MAQTSLLQGKRFYCREWVFHKIQHCLQEKTNGLSGLTSTPSKQAGASGTGASNPCGSSAAGSAKATAWGVLLVGGPGSGKTALSTELLWPSSAQGTHRGLQQQSLAFHFCRADDSGTLCLGGFIRGLVAQICRSGLLPGYEEKVRDPAVQSVLQPGECERNPTEAFKRCVLLPLLSAKPPQQALFLLVDSIDEGCQLGEGEQRSSGSDTPRTIAELLASHHEYLPPWLLLICSARRQNKAITKLFTGFRKISLDDLRKAYIVKDVQQYILHRLDQEEALRQHLTKETAEMLNQLHIKSSGCFLYLERVLDGVVENFIMLREIRDIPGTLNGLYLWLCQRLFVRKQFAKVQPILNVILATCRPLTFKELYHAVWTKNMTLTMEDFQKKMDILSKLLVDGLGGTKILFHYSVAEWLLDVKHCTQKYLCNAAEGHRMVAMSYTCRAKQLKPLEVQEFALHLINSNLQIETFNLALWMVWNGTPAKDSLSTSIPKEQEVLQLLVKAGAHVNNDDDHASCIVQQALEREDSIRTLLDNGASVNQCDSSGRTLLANAAYSGNLDVVNFLISRRANMEMEDNHGQTSLTLAARQGHTKVVNCLIGCDANINHTDHDGWTALRSAAWGGHSEVVSALLYAGAKVDCADADSRTALRAAAWGGHEDIVLNLLQHGAEVNKADNEGRTALIAAAYMGHREIVEHLLEHGAEVNHGDADGRTALSVAALCVPASKGHASVVSLLIDRGAEVDHCDKDCMTPLLVAAYEGHVDVVDLLLEGGADVDHTDNNGRTPLLAAASMGHASVVNTLLFWGAAVDSIDSEGRTVLSIASAQGNVEVVRTLLDRGLDENHRDDAGWTPLHMASFEGHRQVCDALIEQGARCTEVDNDGRIPLILSAQEGHYDCVHILLENKSCIDQRGYDGRNSLRVAALEGHRDIVELLLSHGADIDYKDADGRPTLYILALENQLAMAEYFLENGANVEVSDTEGRTALHVSCWQGHVEMVRMLINYHADVNSCDNEKRSALQSAAWQGHAKVVRFLIDNGTHVDHTCNQGATALGIAAQEGHRDVVQILLEHGADPNHADQFGRTAMRVAAKGGHSMIIKLLEKYGASSLNGCSPSPVHTMEQKTPLSVAGKMQSLTIKSNSSGSTGAGDMQSSGRGLQNGPVHAFSSPSESPDSTVDRQKSSLSNNSLKSSKNSLRTTSSTATAQTVPIDSFHGMTFTEQIQQHSLPRSRSRQSIVSPSSTTKSIGHHQGSPSSEFDWAQVKPGLKSTKGNKTGNDTSNGKGGSGDKKRLKSIGSTQGQEYEMTQFDKRIALNKSVANIAVKDPHCKIMVGGSTQPDGGLTQEQLFIQQQSIAEKKRNGIMTNPNYHLQGNQVFLGRVSVPWTVQNRGHQDVLENYPIGETELSLKQALKLQIEGSDPGFNYKKETPL